The Spirochaetota bacterium genome contains a region encoding:
- a CDS encoding SIS domain-containing protein — protein sequence MCGIVSIIYEKENKKMGIEACNLLKKLEYRGYDSTGAAFIDDKGNIILKKKVGAPSKVVHDLNIDKFAGKTFIGQVRWATFGSVTDKNSQPHEVNCFINLIGAHNGNISNCDTLKEFLAESGHKIISDNDGEIIVHLVEHFYNINLKNFDKENIYESNDFDNFNKIFTNIFKFDNFNNGKNKNNFNNIHKKLFCFIDAIRKADEKANGSYAAAIIDPEIDGIFAIKSGSSLYAGIGEDENGKFILVSSDLTSVLSKTRFLIPIKEGEGIFFNYNNYFIFNLSGRLNIIKPEAKRSKLNLKDTTLSPRYHFYMEQEIFSSSSNIDEILLYYFYDTKEEKLFDFFEQNKEDFYKLFSDFTGLSLKKNEDELKKEFNDFINSNLFNELWIKYKNIAIISLIYSRKEFISSEKQFLSELIKFADIEDKLFLIDNMILWKKKRKIIHFFNFLIYLIIISYLKGGRIFTIASGTSYHACLTGSYFFNNLTKISLIATNPGGFRSVYLNGVKKDDIIIVVTQSGETKDLVDIIQDIKKLCNDVHIVSLVNNENSRIPQELSDFYLPILCGPEIAVAATKSFISQILLFYMIAFRISKIFEDSNLDSERNFDSIYPLLKRTSLKFNDELKTKIYKIKELIDDSLKKTDKDLTEVALKLYLKPSIHILGTSLIGIAKEGALKIREVVLNHTEGYDSAEFKHGPNTILGKNTIFSIEEVTKLFSDFVNFLKIKMDKNKIDLTSEIVNDFFKALLSCGLDNDKNFFENFNENNASNIERLIFDFKKSINIENYFSNYPLIFICNSDDRDKRITISQIHTHKIRGADIILIAENDDELYKAISNSPADSKNYYYKFIEVKETDDKNLFVFPVTVILQNLAFKMSVMKMKYLNSLHIENHGVHPDAPKNVSKSITVD from the coding sequence ATGTGTGGTATAGTTTCTATTATTTATGAGAAAGAAAATAAAAAAATGGGTATAGAAGCATGTAATTTGCTCAAAAAACTAGAATATAGAGGTTATGATTCTACTGGGGCTGCATTTATAGATGATAAAGGTAACATTATATTAAAGAAAAAAGTAGGTGCTCCTTCAAAAGTTGTCCATGATTTAAATATTGATAAATTCGCAGGCAAAACCTTTATTGGTCAAGTAAGGTGGGCAACTTTTGGTTCAGTTACCGATAAGAATTCTCAACCACATGAAGTAAATTGTTTTATAAATCTTATTGGAGCACACAATGGTAATATTTCTAACTGTGATACACTTAAAGAATTTTTAGCAGAATCTGGTCATAAAATTATTTCAGATAATGATGGTGAGATAATAGTGCATTTAGTAGAACATTTTTACAACATTAATCTTAAAAATTTTGATAAAGAAAATATTTATGAATCGAATGATTTTGATAATTTTAATAAAATTTTTACTAATATTTTTAAATTTGATAATTTTAATAATGGAAAAAATAAAAACAATTTTAATAATATCCACAAAAAATTATTTTGTTTTATAGATGCCATAAGAAAAGCCGATGAAAAGGCAAATGGGTCATATGCAGCAGCAATAATAGATCCTGAAATAGATGGAATTTTTGCTATAAAATCTGGATCTTCTTTATATGCTGGGATTGGTGAGGATGAAAATGGCAAATTTATTTTGGTATCAAGTGATCTAACATCAGTTTTAAGTAAAACTAGATTTCTTATCCCAATTAAAGAAGGGGAAGGTATATTCTTTAACTACAATAATTATTTTATATTTAATCTTTCTGGTAGATTAAACATTATAAAACCTGAGGCAAAAAGATCAAAATTGAATTTAAAGGATACTACACTTTCTCCAAGATATCATTTTTATATGGAACAGGAAATATTTTCATCTTCATCAAATATTGATGAAATATTATTGTATTATTTTTATGATACCAAAGAGGAGAAATTATTTGATTTTTTTGAACAAAACAAAGAGGATTTTTATAAGTTATTTTCAGATTTTACTGGATTAAGTTTGAAAAAAAATGAAGACGAACTAAAAAAAGAATTTAATGATTTTATTAATTCTAATTTGTTTAATGAATTATGGATAAAGTATAAAAATATTGCTATAATAAGTTTAATTTATTCTAGAAAAGAGTTTATATCTTCGGAAAAACAATTTCTTTCTGAATTAATAAAATTTGCTGATATAGAAGATAAACTTTTTTTAATAGATAATATGATTTTATGGAAAAAGAAGAGAAAGATTATTCATTTTTTTAATTTTTTAATTTATCTCATAATTATTTCTTATTTAAAAGGTGGGAGAATATTTACAATAGCAAGTGGGACATCTTATCATGCTTGCCTAACTGGTTCATATTTTTTTAATAATCTTACTAAAATATCTCTAATTGCAACTAATCCCGGAGGTTTTAGATCAGTGTATTTAAATGGGGTTAAAAAAGATGATATTATTATTGTTGTTACTCAATCTGGTGAAACAAAAGATTTAGTTGATATTATTCAAGATATAAAAAAATTATGTAATGATGTTCATATTGTAAGTTTGGTTAATAATGAAAATTCTAGAATTCCACAAGAATTATCAGATTTTTATCTTCCAATATTGTGTGGTCCTGAAATAGCTGTTGCAGCAACAAAATCTTTTATAAGTCAGATACTACTTTTTTATATGATTGCATTTAGAATCTCAAAGATATTTGAAGATAGTAACCTTGATAGTGAAAGAAATTTTGATTCAATTTACCCTTTATTAAAGAGAACATCCTTAAAATTTAATGATGAATTAAAAACAAAAATTTATAAAATAAAAGAATTAATTGATGATTCATTAAAAAAAACAGATAAAGATTTAACTGAAGTTGCATTAAAATTATATTTAAAACCATCAATACATATTTTAGGTACTTCACTTATTGGTATTGCTAAAGAAGGAGCATTGAAAATAAGAGAAGTTGTTTTAAATCATACTGAAGGTTATGATTCAGCTGAGTTCAAGCATGGACCAAATACTATATTAGGCAAGAATACAATTTTTTCAATAGAAGAGGTTACAAAACTTTTTTCAGATTTTGTCAACTTTTTAAAGATTAAAATGGATAAAAACAAAATAGATTTAACAAGTGAGATTGTTAACGATTTCTTTAAAGCTTTGTTAAGTTGTGGACTTGATAATGATAAGAATTTTTTTGAAAATTTTAATGAAAATAATGCAAGTAATATAGAAAGATTAATTTTTGATTTTAAAAAAAGTATAAATATTGAAAATTATTTTTCAAACTATCCACTAATATTTATATGTAATAGCGATGATAGAGATAAAAGAATTACAATTTCTCAGATTCATACTCATAAGATAAGAGGAGCTGATATAATATTAATAGCTGAAAATGATGATGAGTTATATAAAGCTATTTCAAATAGTCCAGCAGATTCAAAAAATTACTATTATAAGTTTATAGAAGTAAAAGAAACAGATGATAAGAATCTATTTGTTTTTCCTGTAACTGTAATATTACAAAATTTAGCTTTTAAAATGTCAGTTATGAAAATGAAATATTTAAATTCACTTCATATTGAGAACCATGGAGTACATCCAGATGCTCCGAAAAATGTTTCAAAATCAATAACTGTTGACTAA
- a CDS encoding ATP-grasp domain-containing protein, with translation MDYPSSSSIKIGLTYDLRKDYVNLGLTEEELAEFDSEETIISIENTLQSLGFHTERIGNIKNLIKNLSDGKRWDLVFNICEGIYGYGRESQVPAILDAYQIPYTFSDPLTLSIALHKGYAKEIVKNHKIKTPDFYIIENLDELNKKINEIKKLNINFPLFVKPIAGGTGIGVSKNSKVLNFRELEIQTEEIIRKYKQPAIIEEFLPGKEYTVAILGTGENSKILGAMEIILKENAEEEVYSYYNKENCEKLVYYKKAEDENAKEASKIALEVHKILNCKDSSRVDIRLDKNGVPHFLEINPLAGLHPTHSDLPIIASMFDFSYIDLIKFIVNSALNRANYKQVMV, from the coding sequence ATGGACTACCCCAGTTCGAGTTCTATTAAGATTGGTTTAACATATGATTTAAGAAAAGACTATGTAAATTTAGGTTTAACAGAAGAGGAATTAGCAGAATTCGATTCGGAAGAAACTATTATCTCAATTGAAAACACTTTACAATCTCTAGGTTTTCACACCGAACGAATAGGAAACATAAAAAATCTTATAAAAAATTTATCAGATGGTAAAAGATGGGACCTTGTATTCAATATATGTGAAGGAATTTATGGATATGGAAGAGAATCACAAGTTCCAGCTATACTTGATGCTTACCAAATTCCTTACACATTTTCAGATCCATTAACTTTAAGCATAGCTTTGCATAAAGGATATGCTAAAGAGATAGTTAAAAATCATAAAATAAAAACTCCTGATTTTTATATTATAGAAAATTTAGATGAATTAAATAAAAAAATAAATGAGATTAAAAAATTAAATATCAACTTCCCTCTTTTTGTAAAGCCAATTGCTGGTGGGACAGGAATTGGAGTTTCTAAAAATTCTAAGGTATTAAATTTTAGAGAACTTGAAATACAAACAGAAGAAATAATCAGAAAATATAAACAACCTGCAATCATAGAAGAATTTCTTCCTGGTAAAGAATATACAGTTGCTATTCTTGGTACTGGAGAAAACTCAAAAATATTAGGAGCAATGGAAATAATATTAAAAGAAAATGCAGAAGAAGAAGTATATTCTTATTATAACAAAGAAAATTGTGAAAAATTAGTTTATTATAAAAAAGCTGAAGATGAAAATGCAAAAGAAGCTTCAAAAATTGCACTTGAAGTTCACAAAATATTAAATTGTAAAGATTCTTCAAGGGTTGATATAAGACTAGATAAAAATGGTGTACCACATTTTCTTGAAATAAATCCTTTAGCAGGGTTACATCCAACTCATTCAGATTTACCAATAATTGCTTCTATGTTTGATTTTTCTTATATAGATTTGATAAAATTTATTGTAAACTCTGCATTAAATAGAGCAAATTATAAACAAGTAATGGTTTAA
- a CDS encoding MBL fold metallo-hydrolase: protein MKIKFYGVRGSHPVPGNTTVRYGGNTSCVTVYKVIENNKILRIIIDSGSGIVKLGKEIMQNWENEIKPLTILFTHLHPDHTAEFPFFAPNYREDAVINMYGMQALKMHVGKVIERNMIPPNFPIEYKDLKSRRNHYVIKDNSKFKLSYNGRDYFEINAMQSFAPSHPQQGAIYYKIIDLENGSSLSCIWDIESKIGGDKAVINFAKDSDVMIHDTQYTEEEYISSKFIVQGFGHSTYEMAIENANQANIKKYLICTHFNTTHSDEKLDQIQKDLNKRNFKFKVILAYEGLEIEL, encoded by the coding sequence ATGAAAATTAAATTTTATGGAGTCAGAGGGAGTCATCCAGTTCCAGGTAATACAACAGTTAGATATGGAGGAAACACAAGTTGTGTTACAGTATATAAAGTAATTGAAAATAATAAAATATTAAGGATAATCATAGATTCTGGTTCAGGAATTGTTAAACTTGGTAAGGAAATAATGCAAAATTGGGAAAATGAAATAAAACCATTAACTATATTATTTACTCATTTACATCCAGACCATACTGCAGAATTTCCTTTTTTTGCTCCAAACTATAGAGAAGATGCGGTTATAAATATGTATGGAATGCAAGCATTAAAAATGCATGTAGGCAAAGTGATTGAAAGAAATATGATTCCACCAAACTTTCCTATAGAGTATAAAGATTTAAAAAGTAGAAGAAATCATTATGTTATTAAAGATAATTCAAAGTTTAAATTGTCTTATAATGGAAGGGATTATTTTGAAATTAATGCAATGCAGTCTTTTGCCCCTTCTCATCCTCAACAGGGAGCTATTTATTATAAAATAATAGATTTAGAAAATGGTAGTTCTCTATCGTGTATTTGGGATATAGAATCTAAAATTGGGGGAGATAAGGCTGTTATTAATTTTGCAAAAGATTCTGATGTTATGATTCATGATACTCAATATACAGAAGAAGAATATATATCTTCTAAATTTATTGTTCAAGGATTTGGGCATTCAACTTATGAAATGGCTATAGAAAATGCTAACCAAGCCAATATAAAAAAATATCTTATATGTACCCATTTTAATACAACTCATTCAGATGAGAAATTGGATCAAATTCAAAAAGATTTAAATAAAAGGAATTTTAAATTTAAAGTTATTTTAGCTTATGAAGGTTTAGAAATTGAATTATAA
- a CDS encoding YgiQ family radical SAM protein, which yields MFIPVTNEEVKNLNWQNVEIVLINGDTYIDSPYSGITIIGKLLLQKGFRVALIVQPEFNYRENTDYVKNNENNITVTEFGEPELFFGISAGLVDSMVANYTSSMKKRKIDDLTPGAFNIKRPDRATIVYSNLVKKYYKNKTLVLGGIEASLRRITHYDVWENRLRKPILFDSKANFLIYGMSELTTLLFSFIIKRKVEDYLGMIKKLRGLCFIEKSIEKFKIIDYKEVYRNNKFNFDKFYKYLNERINLENKFNKLYLYNDQILNLFINNNFLDLDNFCEFLNDNEYYIILPSFEECLEDKNKFEIMYEIFNKNCDPINSFSLIQKVADRYLIHNRPQRYLETKELDYIYELPYEYDAHPFYKRKGIIKALETIKNSITITRGCAGSCTFCSINIHQGKNVISRSIDSILREINFIVKRKDFNGIIYDLGGPTANLFGMYCKKISTLGECKNKDCLYPEVCKNFKIDHDRLIKLYKEVSKIKEIKKVFIQSGIRYDLIIEDNRNGEEYLKILIKNHVGGQLKIAPEHVNNNILKLMKKPTVDKLIKFINLFEKIKKEENKNIFLTFYLISAFLGCTIKEQMELKRFFKMYCKYPIPEQVQIFQPTPSTYATLIYFTERDPQTKSKIFVEKRLKNKCYQKEILFKDRKINRKKKEGKINK from the coding sequence TTGTTTATACCAGTAACAAATGAAGAAGTTAAAAATTTAAACTGGCAAAATGTTGAAATTGTTCTAATTAATGGCGATACTTATATTGATTCACCTTATTCTGGAATAACTATTATAGGTAAATTGCTATTACAAAAAGGATTTAGAGTTGCTTTAATAGTTCAACCAGAATTTAATTATAGAGAAAATACAGACTATGTAAAAAATAATGAAAATAATATAACTGTTACTGAATTTGGAGAACCAGAACTTTTTTTTGGTATTTCTGCTGGCCTTGTTGATTCAATGGTTGCAAATTACACTTCAAGTATGAAAAAAAGAAAGATTGATGATTTAACCCCTGGGGCATTTAATATTAAAAGGCCAGATAGAGCAACAATTGTTTATTCAAATTTAGTTAAAAAATATTATAAAAACAAAACACTGGTGCTTGGTGGAATAGAAGCAAGTTTAAGAAGAATTACTCATTATGATGTTTGGGAAAATCGATTAAGAAAACCGATACTTTTTGATTCAAAAGCAAATTTTTTAATTTATGGCATGAGTGAATTAACAACACTCTTATTTTCTTTTATTATTAAAAGAAAAGTAGAAGATTATTTAGGAATGATTAAAAAGTTAAGGGGTTTATGTTTTATTGAAAAAAGTATAGAAAAATTTAAAATAATTGACTATAAAGAAGTTTATAGAAATAATAAATTTAATTTTGATAAATTTTATAAGTATTTAAATGAAAGGATCAATTTAGAAAATAAATTTAACAAATTATATTTATATAACGATCAAATTTTAAACTTATTTATAAATAATAACTTTTTAGATTTAGATAATTTTTGTGAATTTTTAAATGATAATGAATACTATATAATATTACCTTCTTTTGAAGAATGTTTAGAAGATAAAAACAAATTTGAAATTATGTATGAAATATTTAATAAAAATTGTGATCCAATTAATTCTTTTTCTTTAATTCAAAAGGTAGCAGATAGATATTTAATTCATAATAGACCTCAAAGATATCTTGAAACTAAAGAACTTGATTATATTTATGAGTTACCATATGAATATGATGCACATCCTTTTTACAAAAGGAAGGGAATAATTAAAGCATTAGAGACAATTAAAAATTCTATTACAATTACTAGAGGGTGTGCAGGAAGTTGTACTTTTTGTTCTATCAATATTCACCAAGGGAAAAATGTAATTAGTAGATCTATTGATTCTATTTTAAGAGAAATAAATTTTATAGTAAAAAGAAAAGATTTTAATGGTATTATTTATGATTTAGGTGGTCCTACAGCTAATCTTTTTGGTATGTATTGTAAAAAAATTTCAACATTAGGCGAGTGTAAAAATAAAGATTGTTTATATCCAGAAGTATGCAAAAATTTTAAGATAGATCATGATAGGTTAATTAAATTGTATAAAGAAGTTTCAAAAATAAAAGAAATAAAGAAAGTTTTTATTCAATCTGGTATAAGATACGATTTAATTATTGAAGATAATAGAAATGGAGAAGAGTATTTAAAAATTTTAATAAAAAATCATGTCGGTGGTCAACTAAAAATTGCTCCAGAACATGTCAATAATAATATTTTAAAGCTTATGAAAAAACCAACAGTTGATAAGCTTATTAAATTTATTAATTTATTTGAAAAAATAAAAAAAGAAGAGAATAAAAATATTTTTTTGACATTTTATTTAATATCTGCTTTTTTAGGGTGTACAATAAAGGAACAAATGGAGTTGAAGAGATTTTTTAAAATGTATTGTAAGTATCCTATTCCTGAACAAGTTCAAATTTTTCAGCCTACCCCATCAACTTATGCAACATTGATCTACTTTACTGAACGGGATCCACAAACAAAAAGTAAAATATTTGTTGAAAAAAGATTAAAAAACAAATGCTATCAAAAAGAAATATTATTTAAGGATAGAAAAATTAATAGAAAAAAAAAAGAAGGTAAAATTAATAAATAA
- a CDS encoding methyltransferase domain-containing protein — MDKKIKIAIICGFGKYYGSGHFIRMKVLDNFLKENLYYSRLMMIEKKNDFLDLPIEDFDIIIKDTRDGNKKIEKKLKDKFLITFDDYYKYNNKNINFLYYINSLPSIKNFGNITSFDFVLLNENSYAKIMDQFSFNNYEDNFFINFKDEITILVSFGTLDPKKMVLKFLKLIIDDSFSNYIINNKIRIVILKPKYILKNLIDINKILCKKNFNFIKFIEDENEYYFYLRKCDIFISHPGLSLYEAIKLNKKCIIISPTRYHNIIAEKNFSKINSGILSNILFLPIIRTFLLNKFIKRLKNIIKDEINQTKANFEASIKNNIVKFNEDVKKIILKLISNIEKKKNFIKICPFCLSNNLYLIYLSEKYNLLICNKCKSIIKDDIFYNEIEKDTYIDENYFDSNYKERYGKTYLQDRNNIRNINIKRSKLLFELIKKFFIKRKKNYLFSNLIQNNKKVLKILDIGCGYGFLLEDFNTFLSPQLRKLDLNTEFYGIEINPLSKNFVPKFINLYNCDFESFYNNYILKSENNLKDDKFDIISATFLIEHIFDVEDFINKVSKILNNNGILFLAFPNSYGPTFYFNKEKFFNTRPIEHYYDISLKGIKKLLKRHNIKVIKINIPEHHYLRWKEKNKILSLFIKKKFYNFIAGKIGFSDTIEVYCIKNIEKI; from the coding sequence ATGGATAAAAAAATTAAAATTGCTATAATTTGTGGCTTTGGTAAATATTATGGTTCTGGTCATTTTATTAGAATGAAAGTTTTGGATAATTTTTTAAAAGAGAATTTATATTATTCAAGATTAATGATGATAGAAAAAAAAAACGATTTTCTTGATCTTCCAATTGAAGATTTTGATATAATTATAAAAGATACCAGAGATGGTAATAAAAAAATTGAAAAAAAATTAAAAGATAAGTTTTTAATAACATTTGATGACTATTATAAATATAATAATAAAAACATTAATTTTTTATACTATATAAATTCACTTCCCTCAATTAAGAATTTTGGAAATATCACTTCATTTGATTTTGTTTTATTAAATGAAAATTCTTATGCTAAAATAATGGATCAGTTTTCTTTTAATAATTATGAAGATAATTTTTTTATAAATTTTAAGGATGAAATAACTATTCTTGTTTCGTTTGGAACTCTTGATCCAAAGAAAATGGTTTTAAAATTTTTGAAATTGATTATCGACGATTCTTTTTCAAACTATATTATTAATAATAAAATTAGAATTGTAATATTAAAACCAAAATATATTTTAAAAAATTTAATAGATATAAATAAAATCCTATGTAAAAAAAATTTTAATTTTATTAAATTTATTGAAGATGAAAATGAATACTATTTTTATTTAAGAAAATGTGATATTTTTATTTCACATCCAGGTTTATCACTATATGAAGCTATAAAACTTAATAAAAAATGTATTATTATTTCACCTACAAGATATCATAATATTATAGCAGAGAAAAATTTTTCTAAAATAAATAGTGGAATATTATCTAATATATTATTTTTACCTATAATAAGAACTTTTTTACTTAATAAATTTATAAAGAGGTTAAAAAATATAATAAAAGATGAGATTAATCAAACAAAAGCTAATTTTGAAGCTTCAATAAAAAATAATATAGTAAAATTTAATGAGGATGTTAAAAAAATTATTTTAAAATTAATTAGTAATATAGAGAAAAAGAAAAATTTTATTAAAATCTGCCCATTTTGCTTATCAAATAATTTATATTTAATTTATTTATCTGAAAAATATAATTTGTTAATATGTAATAAATGCAAAAGTATAATTAAGGATGATATATTTTATAATGAAATAGAAAAAGATACTTATATAGATGAAAATTATTTTGATTCTAATTATAAAGAGAGATATGGTAAAACTTATTTGCAGGATCGAAATAATATCAGAAATATAAATATTAAAAGATCAAAACTATTATTTGAGTTAATTAAAAAATTTTTTATTAAAAGAAAAAAGAATTATTTATTTTCAAATTTAATACAAAATAATAAAAAAGTTTTAAAAATTTTAGATATAGGTTGTGGATATGGGTTTTTGCTTGAAGATTTTAATACCTTTCTGTCTCCCCAACTAAGAAAATTGGATTTAAATACTGAATTTTATGGCATTGAGATAAATCCATTATCAAAAAATTTTGTTCCAAAATTTATTAATCTTTATAATTGTGATTTTGAATCTTTTTACAATAATTATATTTTAAAAAGTGAAAATAATTTAAAAGATGATAAATTTGATATAATATCTGCTACTTTTTTAATTGAGCACATTTTTGATGTTGAAGATTTTATAAATAAAGTTTCAAAAATATTAAATAATAATGGTATTTTATTTCTTGCTTTCCCAAATTCTTATGGCCCGACTTTCTATTTTAATAAAGAAAAATTTTTTAATACAAGACCAATAGAACATTATTATGATATTTCATTGAAAGGTATTAAAAAGTTATTAAAAAGGCATAATATTAAGGTTATTAAAATTAATATACCAGAGCATCATTATTTAAGGTGGAAAGAAAAAAATAAAATATTATCTTTATTTATCAAAAAAAAGTTTTATAATTTTATTGCAGGTAAAATTGGTTTTTCTGATACAATTGAGGTTTACTGTATAAAAAATATAGAAAAAATTTAA
- a CDS encoding N-acetylmuramoyl-L-alanine amidase, with protein MKLDKKLKNKVFYFFIFSLFLILLINNLNINSFSEEEVLIPDIIKNNLVNDYFNFNFILKSFDLSFIYNYEDFCFDIKNKDTNLTLRINNRKNISIYKYIFKTFSEPLIIIINDKENNNQEEKNNFNLNKNIDFKIFINSDIVYYYYKIFFIPKNYKDEFDKWFQYKKYLKELKLLNYKPIESYTENIFDLNKVEKEKIEEDNKKDNIIKEEIEKKKQDENVVKNYYDFAKKEIFEYKRLKYIIIDPGHGGKDPGAIYGNIKEKDVNLYISNILFSELNKKYSDFIILMTRKDDRYISLEDRVKFINNYNTKEYTGLMISIHCNSNPLSNKSNGLEVYYLDYNIADSKIKDLVSTENNLGTNNSKEDLNYFINRILNENLIYASNFFAKTFYEIYKNKKPVILPNKLAGAPFYVIAYSEIPSILIELGYLTNQNDLKNLLSKKFIDDFISSILEAIDIFIKNYNDTKGFKK; from the coding sequence ATGAAATTGGATAAAAAATTAAAAAATAAAGTATTTTATTTTTTTATATTTTCATTATTTCTAATATTATTAATTAATAATTTAAATATAAATTCATTTTCAGAAGAAGAAGTTCTAATTCCAGATATTATAAAAAATAATTTGGTAAATGATTATTTTAACTTTAATTTTATATTAAAATCTTTTGATCTTTCATTTATTTATAATTATGAAGACTTTTGTTTTGATATTAAAAATAAAGATACAAATTTAACCTTAAGGATTAATAATAGAAAAAATATATCTATTTATAAGTATATATTTAAAACATTTTCAGAACCTTTAATTATTATTATTAATGATAAGGAAAATAATAATCAAGAAGAAAAAAATAATTTTAATTTAAATAAAAATATTGATTTTAAGATATTCATTAATTCAGATATAGTTTATTATTATTATAAAATATTTTTTATTCCAAAAAATTATAAAGATGAGTTTGATAAGTGGTTTCAGTATAAAAAATATTTAAAAGAACTTAAATTATTAAACTATAAACCAATTGAAAGCTATACAGAAAATATATTTGATCTAAATAAAGTTGAAAAAGAAAAGATAGAGGAAGATAATAAGAAAGATAATATAATCAAAGAGGAGATTGAAAAAAAGAAACAAGATGAAAATGTAGTTAAGAATTATTATGATTTTGCTAAAAAAGAGATATTTGAATATAAAAGATTAAAATATATTATAATTGATCCAGGCCATGGAGGAAAAGATCCAGGTGCCATATATGGAAATATTAAGGAAAAAGATGTAAACCTATATATTTCAAATATTTTATTTTCTGAACTTAATAAAAAGTACTCAGATTTTATAATTTTAATGACAAGAAAAGATGATAGATATATTTCTCTTGAAGATAGAGTTAAATTTATAAATAATTATAATACTAAAGAATATACAGGCTTAATGATTTCTATTCATTGCAACTCTAATCCACTTTCAAATAAATCCAATGGATTAGAAGTTTATTATCTTGATTATAATATAGCCGATAGTAAAATTAAGGATTTAGTTTCAACTGAAAATAATTTAGGCACTAATAATAGTAAAGAAGATTTAAATTATTTTATAAATAGAATTTTAAATGAGAATTTGATTTATGCATCAAATTTTTTTGCGAAGACATTTTATGAAATTTATAAAAATAAAAAACCTGTCATTTTGCCTAATAAATTAGCTGGAGCCCCTTTTTATGTTATAGCTTATAGTGAAATACCTTCGATTCTTATAGAATTAGGATATTTAACCAATCAAAATGATCTTAAAAATTTATTATCAAAAAAATTTATAGATGATTTTATAAGCTCTATTTTGGAAGCTATTGATATTTTTATAAAAAATTATAATGATACTAAAGGATTTAAAAAATAG
- a CDS encoding flagellar filament outer layer protein FlaA, which translates to MKKWISVVLFLLIFFSINIFAERQILIDFNNLSNTELDIVKLAGPNALTVADADKDKLLISLDPNNWEVQLSPSARTIENIVNSITKTVTPESGEYKGQKVLGARIHFPTGKYAAWAKIMPPYEIPSYEAADQNDKIGNKYVNKGVLRNVGPIKTVMVTVKGRNFPHSLTIRLKNQNDEFIDIFVGYLDFNGWRTFRIDNPNYIPDVRKRNLKKFPLYPQEEPYVKLDSFIIYKYSDGPGGDFIIYIKSVEMIYDLAVLTAEEDINDELVWGILAARREAKKRAEAARVGIIQLLRFEEKKKMATESAEETKK; encoded by the coding sequence ATGAAGAAATGGATTTCTGTTGTTCTTTTTTTATTAATCTTCTTCAGCATAAATATTTTTGCTGAAAGACAAATTTTAATTGATTTTAATAATTTATCAAATACTGAACTCGATATAGTTAAGCTTGCAGGACCAAATGCATTAACAGTAGCTGATGCAGATAAAGATAAATTGTTGATTTCCCTTGACCCAAATAACTGGGAGGTTCAATTATCTCCTTCAGCAAGAACTATAGAAAACATTGTAAACTCTATTACAAAAACAGTAACTCCAGAAAGTGGAGAATATAAAGGGCAAAAAGTTCTTGGGGCTAGAATTCACTTTCCAACAGGAAAATATGCTGCATGGGCTAAGATAATGCCACCTTACGAAATCCCATCATATGAAGCAGCAGATCAAAATGATAAAATAGGTAATAAATATGTAAATAAGGGTGTTTTAAGAAATGTTGGCCCAATTAAAACTGTTATGGTTACTGTAAAAGGAAGAAACTTCCCACATTCATTAACTATTAGATTAAAAAATCAAAATGATGAGTTTATTGATATTTTTGTTGGATATTTAGATTTTAATGGATGGAGAACTTTTAGAATTGATAACCCAAATTATATTCCAGATGTTAGAAAAAGAAATTTAAAGAAATTTCCTCTTTATCCACAAGAAGAACCATATGTTAAATTAGATTCTTTTATTATATATAAATATTCAGATGGTCCTGGTGGTGATTTTATAATATATATAAAGTCTGTTGAAATGATTTATGATTTAGCTGTATTAACTGCTGAAGAAGATATTAATGATGAATTAGTTTGGGGTATTTTAGCTGCTAGAAGAGAAGCTAAGAAGAGAGCAGAAGCTGCTAGAGTTGGAATAATACAATTATTAAGATTTGAAGAAAAGAAAAAAATGGCTACTGAATCCGCAGAAGAAACCAAAAAATAA